The Verrucomicrobiota bacterium genome includes the window CCGGCGCTTGCCTTTGCCAATTCGAGGAAGTTAGCCTGCCGGACATGAACTCCCTTCGATTCTCCGCTCTCTTCCTTTTTCTTTGCACCTTGCCGGCCCTGGCCGCCCCCGCCATTCCCGATTCCCACCGGATCGGCGGACTGGCCGTGGGGACTCAAGCCTACACCTTCAATCGTTTTTCGGTCTTTGAAGCCATTCATAAAACCGCCGCCGCAGGCGGAAAAGTGATCGAGTTTTATCCCGGCCAGAAACTCAGCCCCGAAGAACCCGGCGTCAAGTGGAGCCATGACGCCTCGGACGAAGTCATCGCCAAGGTCAAGGAACAGTTGTCCAAATTCGGACTGCTGGCCGTCAATTATGGGGTGGTGAGCATTCCCAAAGAGGAGGCCAGCGCCCGGAAAATTTTCGATTTCGCCAGGAAAATGGGCTTCGTGGCCGTGACGACCGAGTCGGTGGACTCGATCGACATCATCGAAAAGATGGTGAAGGAATACGACATCAAGGTCGCATTCCACAATCATCCACGACAGCCCAACAACCCCAACTATCGCGTCTGGGATCCCCGCTTTGTGGCGGACTTGGTCAAGGATCGCGATCCGCGCATCGGCGCGTGTGCGGACACGGGGCATTGGCTGGCCTCCGAACTCGACCCCGTTGAAGCGCTGCGAATCCTGAAAGGAAGGGTCATCAGCAGCCACCTCAAGGACCGCAATGTGAAAGGCCGCCAGGGACATCACGATGTGCCTTACGGCACCGGCATCGGGCGGGTGGCCGAAGTCCTGGATGAATTCCGAGCCCAGGGATTTCAGGGCAATATTTCCATCGAGTATGAATTCAATTGGGACCATTCCGTCCCTGACATTGCCCAGTGCGTCGGGTTCATTCGAGGCCACACCGCCCGATGGAAATAGCGCTCGGCTTGCCCGGCTCCGCCCACCGGTAGAAATGAGGCAAGAATCCGCGCGTTCCCCGTCCCGGGAAGCGCGCTGAATTTGGGGTTCCCGCCAGTGCATCCACAGGTATCGGTGATGCGCGCGGCACCGCCGAGGCAGCGGCGTTTACGCCGCTGCAGGGCGTGTCTTCAAGGGCATGTCAGGCTCAACAGGCAAGGGTGCTGCCGGGGCGAAGGCATCCACCCAGGGCGGGCCATAAAGCGGGAGGAGATCGCCGCGGCCGATGAGCGCGAGCGGAAGCACCGTGAACAGCGCGCCCCGACAACTTGCGGATGCACCGGGTTCCCGCCACGGAGCGGCTTCCGCCTTGCTTGAAGGCCTAGGCTTCGACTCCTTCGCCCTCGAGGAATCCCTGCAACTGGCGAATGCGCGTCGGATGGCGCATCTTGCGGAGCGCCTTCGCTTCGATCTGCCGGATGCGTTCGCGCGTCACCTTGAACTGCTTGCCCACTTCCTCCAGCGTTCGTGAATAGCCATCCCCCAGGCCGAACCTGAGCTCCAGGACTTTTCGCTCCCGTTCCGTCAACGTCTCGAGCACATCCTGCAACTTGTCCTTGAGCAGGCTGTAGCTCGTCATGTCCGACGGATTCTCCGCGGACTTGTCCTCGATAAAATCTCCGAAATTCGTGTCCTCACTGTCGCCGACCGGGGACTGCATGGAAATGGGCTGCTGCGCCATTTTGAGGACGGCGCGCACCCGCTCCACGGGCATCTGCATTTCGTCCGCGATCTCCTCCGGCGTCGCTTCGCGTCCGAAATCCTGCACAAGCTGCTTCTGCACCCGCATCAGCTTGTTGATGGTTTCGATCATGTGGACCGGAATGCGAATGGTCCGGGCTTGGTCGGCGATGGATCGAGTAATGGCC containing:
- a CDS encoding sugar phosphate isomerase/epimerase — its product is MNSLRFSALFLFLCTLPALAAPAIPDSHRIGGLAVGTQAYTFNRFSVFEAIHKTAAAGGKVIEFYPGQKLSPEEPGVKWSHDASDEVIAKVKEQLSKFGLLAVNYGVVSIPKEEASARKIFDFARKMGFVAVTTESVDSIDIIEKMVKEYDIKVAFHNHPRQPNNPNYRVWDPRFVADLVKDRDPRIGACADTGHWLASELDPVEALRILKGRVISSHLKDRNVKGRQGHHDVPYGTGIGRVAEVLDEFRAQGFQGNISIEYEFNWDHSVPDIAQCVGFIRGHTARWK